In Nonlabens agnitus, the DNA window GGCAGCATTAATTACCAATCCGTTAGAAGGCTCTATTGCCTTTTTCTTAGATTTTGATTCATTAGCTCTTTATGATGGGTCCAAATGGGTTCTATTTGATACTACAAAACCAAACGCTACGGTCATTCCTAACGTAACCCTATACAGAAACATCAACGGAAATATAAGCCTGAAAGGGAATAGCACTTTTCAAAACATTCCTGTAGGTGCGACAGCATCTGACATTGAATCAATAGATACAGATGTGTTTGAAGTCCTTTCAGATGGTAGAATTCAAGTAAAGAAAGCCGGAGTATACCAAATATCTGCTGGAGTTTCGGTTAGAAATTTTAAAGCTGGTGATAACAAATATATCCTCGCGGTTTTTAAAAATGGAGGTAGGAATGGGTACTTATCTAGAGGTTATGCACGTATACCATCAGGAGATCAATATTGGGGAACCTCTGGAGTATTTCAAAATTATTATAATGCAGGTGACATTATTGAAGTTCAATATTATTTATCCAACCCGACTAATGCAGACCTAATCGGTGATTTTGTAAATATCGGTATTATCAAACTGTAAATCTGTTCCACATTTACCATTCAAGAAAAAAGAGCCTTTAAACAGGCTCTTTTTTCTTTTACTTTTGTTTCAAAGCTTTACCTATGTCCAGAAAAGTAGATTTTGTAAAAAGCATTGAAGAAGGTTATAGTCCCAAAGGTGATAGCATCATCATGGGAGCCGCGATGCTGGATGGAACCGCCATCACAGGAGCACATGTAAAAATCCCTTTAAAAACCATGAACCGCCATGGTTTGATCGCTGGTGCAACTGGAACTGGTAAAACCAAAACTTTACAAATCATTGCAGAGCAATTATCGCAGCAAGGAGTGCCATCATTATTGATGGATATTAAAGGTGATCTTTCTGGTATCGCTGCCGCTAGCGATGGCCACCCGAAGATTGACGAACGCCACGCGACCATAGGCTTGGACTTTAAAAAGAGAGCCAGCCCAACAGAAATTATGACCATTTCTGAACAGGATGGTGTGCGCATGAGAGCCACGGTGAGCGAGTTCGGCCCAGTATTGCTATCTAGAATTCTGGATGTGACAGAAACACAAGCCGGAATCATAAGCGTTGTATTTAAATATTGTGATGACAACAAATTGCCATTACTGGATCTTAGAGATCTAAAAAAGGTGCTTCAATTTGCAACGGGTGCCGGTAAGGACGAATTCCAGGCAGAATATGGACGCATATCAACCTCATCTACTGGTGCGATCATGCGTAAACTAGTCGAGCTGGAACAACAGGGCGCCGAATTGTTTTTTGGCGAGCGCAGTTTTGAAGTGAAAGACTTGGTACGCAAGGATAAGAATGGTGACGGCTATGTCAACGTCATACGCCTCACAGACATTCAGGACCGGCCTAAATTATTCTCGACCTTTATGTTAAGCCTACTTGCCGAAATCTACAGCACGTTCCCAGAGCAAGGTGACAGCGACCGTCCTGAATTGGTTTTATTTATTGATGAAGCACATTTGATTTTTGACAATGCCAGCAAGGCATTACTGGATCAGATTGAAAGTATCGTAAAACTGATTCGCTCAAAAGGCATCGGTCTATATTTTGTTACTCAAAACCCTACCGATATACCAGAAGGCGTCTTGAGCCAGTTGGGTCTCAAGGTGCAGCATGCCTTGCG includes these proteins:
- a CDS encoding helicase HerA-like domain-containing protein, yielding MSRKVDFVKSIEEGYSPKGDSIIMGAAMLDGTAITGAHVKIPLKTMNRHGLIAGATGTGKTKTLQIIAEQLSQQGVPSLLMDIKGDLSGIAAASDGHPKIDERHATIGLDFKKRASPTEIMTISEQDGVRMRATVSEFGPVLLSRILDVTETQAGIISVVFKYCDDNKLPLLDLRDLKKVLQFATGAGKDEFQAEYGRISTSSTGAIMRKLVELEQQGAELFFGERSFEVKDLVRKDKNGDGYVNVIRLTDIQDRPKLFSTFMLSLLAEIYSTFPEQGDSDRPELVLFIDEAHLIFDNASKALLDQIESIVKLIRSKGIGLYFVTQNPTDIPEGVLSQLGLKVQHALRAFTAKDRKAIKLTAQNYPITEYYDTAEVLTSLGIGEALISALDEKGRPSPLAATLLRAPESRMDVLTNRELDDLIADSELTDKYNESINRESAEEMLQEKMDQAHEDEIKEKAQKERARTSSSSSSGRRSTRQNPIIKVLTSATFIRGVMGILGKALK